One window of the Devosia sp. 2618 genome contains the following:
- a CDS encoding sugar ABC transporter ATP-binding protein: MADIADNARAKPHPTAGTAPLLRIVDIAKSYGGVRALSGVSLEVAGGEVISLAGENGSGKSTLIRSIAGVERPDSGKIFIDGVDWSAQPPSARIHAGVQIIYQDFAPFPNLSAAENIWLPRQISQGRHLINRIKGRALAKSVLDDMKVTIDLDKDLSELPVSHKQLVAIARALAHDARLLIMDEPTTALTHREVDQLFTLIRRLAGEGMGFIFVSHKLQEVADIAERAVVLRSGHVVLSAPLNELTEADIQRAMTGREISSDRYERPALPAAAQPRLSLTSLSDGDQFQDVSFDLAPGEILGLGGLMGAGRTALAKAIYGIAPAAKGQLRIDGRDVTVRSVADALRTGIAYVPEDRLSEGLFLDFSIRDNIVVRAASRLTDRFGWLTGQRKSAEAKQWIDKLSIKASSDQAPVTSLSGGNQQRVVLAKWMASHPAVLILNRPSVGVDVGSKAGIHDVIVDLANQGVGIIVISDDLPELMQVCDRVLILRNGRIAAERVVAQSSTTEIMAIINESKL, encoded by the coding sequence ATGGCTGATATCGCGGACAATGCGCGGGCAAAACCGCACCCAACCGCCGGCACTGCGCCCCTGCTGCGCATTGTCGATATTGCCAAATCTTACGGCGGGGTGAGGGCGCTGTCGGGCGTCAGCCTCGAGGTTGCCGGGGGCGAAGTCATTTCGCTGGCCGGCGAGAACGGGTCGGGCAAATCGACCTTGATCCGCTCGATTGCTGGCGTCGAACGCCCCGATTCCGGGAAGATATTTATCGATGGCGTCGATTGGTCGGCACAGCCGCCATCAGCGCGCATCCATGCTGGCGTGCAGATTATCTATCAGGATTTTGCCCCGTTCCCCAATCTGTCGGCGGCTGAAAATATCTGGCTCCCGCGCCAGATCAGCCAGGGCCGCCATCTGATCAACCGCATCAAAGGCCGCGCGCTGGCTAAGTCAGTTCTGGACGACATGAAGGTCACCATCGACCTTGACAAAGATTTGAGCGAGCTGCCGGTATCGCACAAGCAGCTCGTGGCGATTGCGCGGGCTCTGGCCCATGACGCGCGCCTGCTGATCATGGACGAGCCAACCACCGCCCTGACCCACCGCGAGGTCGATCAGCTGTTCACCCTCATTCGTCGGCTGGCCGGCGAGGGCATGGGTTTCATTTTTGTCAGCCACAAGTTGCAGGAAGTTGCCGATATCGCCGAGCGGGCGGTGGTGCTGCGCAGTGGCCATGTGGTGCTGTCGGCGCCGCTCAACGAGCTGACCGAAGCCGATATCCAGCGCGCCATGACCGGCCGGGAAATTTCATCAGATCGCTATGAGCGTCCGGCGCTTCCGGCAGCCGCCCAGCCGCGGCTCTCGCTGACCAGCCTGTCGGATGGCGACCAGTTTCAGGATGTCAGCTTTGATCTGGCGCCCGGCGAAATCCTCGGCCTTGGTGGGCTTATGGGCGCTGGCCGCACGGCGCTTGCGAAAGCCATTTACGGCATTGCGCCGGCGGCCAAGGGTCAGTTGCGCATCGACGGGCGTGATGTCACCGTGCGCAGCGTGGCTGACGCGCTGCGCACCGGCATCGCCTATGTGCCCGAGGATCGGCTGAGCGAAGGCCTGTTCCTCGATTTCAGCATCCGCGACAATATCGTCGTCCGCGCCGCCAGCCGGTTGACCGACCGTTTCGGCTGGCTCACCGGGCAGCGCAAATCCGCCGAAGCCAAGCAGTGGATCGACAAGCTGTCAATCAAGGCATCGTCGGACCAGGCACCGGTCACCAGCCTATCGGGCGGCAACCAGCAGCGCGTGGTCCTGGCAAAATGGATGGCGAGCCATCCCGCCGTGCTCATCCTCAATCGCCCCTCCGTGGGTGTAGATGTCGGCTCGAAGGCCGGCATTCACGATGTCATCGTCGATCTGGCCAATCAGGGCGTTGGCATCATCGTCATTTCCGATGATCTACCCGAATTGATGCAGGTTTGCGACCGGGTGCTGATCTTGCGCAATGGGCGGATCGCAGCCGAACGAGTGGTTGCGCAAAGTTCGACCACCGAAATCATGGCCATTATCAACGAGAGCAAGTTATGA